The following are encoded together in the Brassica napus cultivar Da-Ae chromosome A9, Da-Ae, whole genome shotgun sequence genome:
- the LOC106451022 gene encoding dehydration-responsive element-binding protein 1E: MENNNNVLAEMKPKKRAGRKIFKETRHPIYRGVRSRNGDKWVCEVREPIHQRRVWLGTYPTAEMAARAHDVAVLALRGRSACLNFSDSAWRLPAAESTDPDTIRRTAAEAAEMFRPPEFSTGITVLPSSGGGELDTVEEGEGVAGMMMRLAEEPLMSPPRAYVDMNTSVYVEEEMGYEELSLWSY; the protein is encoded by the exons ATGGAAAACAACAACAATGTCTTGGCGGAG ATGAAGCCTAAGAAGCGTGCTGGACGTAAAATCTTCAAGGAAACACGTCATCCGATCTACAGAGGAGTGCGAAGTAGGAACGGCGACAAATGGGTTTGCGAAGTCCGAGAACCCATTCACCAGCGCCGAGTATGGCTCGGAACTTATCCTACAGCGGAGATGGCGGCACGTGCTCACGACGTGGCGGTGCTTGCTCTGCGCGGGAGATCCGCGTGCTTGAATTTCTCCGACTCAGCTTGGCGTTTGCCGGCGGCCGAATCCACCGATCCGGACACGATCAGGCGCACGGCTGCTGAAGCGGCAGAGATGTTTAGGCCTCCAGAGTTTAGTACCGGAATTACGGTTTTGCCCTCGTCCGGTGGTGGTGAGCTTGACACAGTGGAGGAAGGAGAGGGAGTCGCGGGAATGATGATGAGGCTTGCGGAGGAGCCGTTAATGTCGCCGCCGAGAGCGTACGTCGACATGAATACGAGTGTTTACGTGGAAGAAGAAATGGGTTACGAAGAGCTGTCACTTTGGAGTTACTAA
- the LOC106377761 gene encoding ethylene-responsive transcription factor ERF026-like, which produces MTNPNSAFTESKAISQASSSSVTIVSARTCGDSISSSAACEKSCPLTTITSATVSFAAATSTSGSDNDTLMDTDAGLISRRKNHPVYRGIRCRSGKWVSEIREPKKTTRVWLGTYSTPEMAAAAYDVAALALKGGEAVLNFPESIGSYPLPVSSSAAHIRTAAAKAAATVGAAAAAAVNAAMKGGEKKEEKVCDGAGSSAVEFVDEEELLNMPGLLEDMAKGMMVAPPWMGCPPSDDSPEDSDGESLWSY; this is translated from the coding sequence ATGACTAACCCCAATAGTGCTTTCACTGAATCTAAAGCTATAAGCcaagcttcttcatcgtcaGTTACTATTGTCTCAGCTCGCACGTGCGGTGACAGTATCTCTAGCTCTGCCGCGTGTGAAAAATCTTGTCCACTTACTACTATCACTTCTGCTACTGTTTCCTTTGCGGCTGCTACTTCTACAAGTGGTAGTGATAATGATACATTAATGGACACTGACGCCGGATTGATCTCTCGCCGGAAAAATCATCCGGTTTACCGGGGGATCCGTTGCCGGAGCGGAAAATGGGTCTCCGAGATCCGAGAGCCTAAGAAGACAACACGTGTCTGGCTGGGGACTTATTCGACGCCTGAGATGGCTGCCGCTGCCTATGACGTTGCGGCTTTAGCTCTTAAAGGCGGAGAGGCGGTCTTAAACTTCCCCGAGTCCATCGGGAGTTACCCTCTTCCGGTTTCCTCTTCAGCAGCTCATATCCGAACCGCTGCGGCTAAGGCGGCTGCTACGGTTGGTGCTGCGGCTGCGGCTGCTGTCAATGCGGCTATGAAGGGAGGTGAAAAGAAGGAAGAGAAAGTTTGCGACGGGGCGGGATCTTCAGCTGTGGAGTTTGTGGATGAAGAAGAGCTATTGAACATGCCTGGTTTGCTAGAGGATATGGCCAAGGGGATGATGGTGGCTCCGCCGTGGATGGGGTGTCCTCCATCGGATGATTCTCCAGAGGATTCCGACGGAGAGAGCTTGTGGAGTTATTGA